In a single window of the Dysgonomonas mossii genome:
- a CDS encoding creatininase family protein, whose product MNTRFDMLSAIYNDTKNEKYDYAVQPWGATEPHNYHLPYMTDCYLAHDLSVDAVIKAYEKQKVKGMVLPVIHLGSQNPGQRELPFCLHAGYETQKAILSDIVSSLNYQGIHKLVIVNGHGGNSFKNMIRDLVVQYPDFLIVISNLFAIVPQSGYFEEKDDHAGEMETSMMMHYHPELVNLSVAGDGASKTFSAESLRDGTGWTPRNWAKVSNDTGIGNPKKSTAEKGRKYADAVSRKLSELFIDVAKESIY is encoded by the coding sequence ATGAACACGCGATTTGATATGCTGTCAGCGATATACAACGACACGAAGAACGAAAAGTACGATTATGCAGTGCAGCCATGGGGTGCTACCGAACCTCATAATTATCACTTACCTTATATGACAGATTGCTATCTGGCTCACGATTTGTCAGTAGATGCGGTCATTAAGGCATACGAAAAACAAAAAGTGAAAGGGATGGTATTGCCTGTAATACATCTTGGCTCGCAGAATCCGGGACAAAGAGAACTACCTTTTTGTTTGCATGCCGGTTATGAGACGCAAAAAGCCATACTATCAGATATCGTCTCTTCGCTGAACTATCAAGGCATACATAAACTTGTTATTGTAAACGGACATGGTGGAAATAGCTTTAAGAATATGATACGAGATCTGGTTGTTCAATATCCTGATTTTTTGATTGTGATAAGTAATCTGTTCGCCATTGTTCCTCAGAGCGGATATTTTGAAGAAAAAGACGACCATGCCGGCGAAATGGAAACCTCAATGATGATGCATTACCATCCGGAGTTGGTGAACCTATCTGTTGCAGGAGACGGAGCGTCTAAAACCTTTAGTGCTGAATCTCTTAGAGACGGCACTGGCTGGACACCAAGAAATTGGGCGAAGGTCTCTAATGATACAGGGATTGGAAACCCTAAAAAGTCAACAGCAGAGAAAGGTAGGAAGTATGCCGATGCTGTCAGCCGGAAATTGTCTGAACTGTTTATCGATGTAGCGAAGGAGAGTATTTATTGA